The Cinclus cinclus chromosome 3, bCinCin1.1, whole genome shotgun sequence genome has a window encoding:
- the POPDC3 gene encoding popeye domain-containing protein 3 translates to MGENASFWESLIYAHPTCTTWKQEAEGSIYHLASIFFVVGFMGGSGFFGLLYVFSLLGLGFLCSSVWAWLDVCAADIFSWNFVLFAICFVQFVYVTYQVRSVAFDREFQELYSALFQPLGISLTVYRKIVLCCDAEVITLEKEHCYAMQGKTPIDKLSLLVSGRIRVTVDGEFLHYIFPLQFLDSPEWDSLRPTEEGIFQVTLTAETDCRYVAWRRKKLYLLFAKHRFISRLFSILIGSDIAEKLYALNDRVHVGQGFRYDIRLPNFYHVALPETPPVQPSHHPHHLQRGSPRRKPMGVANCGSFLAPS, encoded by the exons ATGGGAGAAAATGCAAGTTTTTGGGAAAGTCTGATATATGCACATCCTACGTGTACCACCTGGAAGCAAGAGGCGGAGGGATCTATCTACCACCTAGccagtattttctttgttgtgggcttcatgggtggaagtgGATTCTTTGGGCTCCTCTATGTCTTCAGCTTGCTGGGACTGGgctttctctgctcttctgtttGGGCTTGGTTGGATGTGTGTGCTGCTGATATATTCTCCTGGAATTTTGTGCTGTTCGCTATATGCTTCGTCCAGTTTGTGTATGTTACCTACCAAGTCCGGAGTGTTGCCTTTGACAGAGAATTCCAGGAACTCTACAGTGCTCTCTTCCAGCCTCTGGGAATTTCCTTGACTGTGTACAGGAAGATTGTCTTGTGCTGCGATGCAGAAGTGATTACCCTGGAGAAGGAACATTGTTACGCCATGCAGGGCAAAACACCTATTGACAAACTGTCCTTGCTTGTGTCAGGCAG GATCAGAGTGACAGTTGATGGGGAATTTCTGcattatatttttcctcttcaattTCTGGACTCTCCTGAATGGGATTCACTGAGGCCCACAGAAGAGGGAATTTTCCAG GTAACACTTACAGCAGAGACAGATTGTCGGTACGTGgcctggaggaggaagaagctCTACCTGCTGTTCGCTAAACACCGCTTCATCTCCCGCCTGTTCTCAATTTTAATTGGGAGTGACATTGCTGAAAAACTGTATGCCCTGAATGACAGGGTGCACGTGGGGCAAGGCTTCAGGTACGACATCCGCTTACCCAACTTCTACCACGTGGCGCTTCCAGAGACCCCTCCCGTGCAGCCTTCCCACCACCCCCACCACCTCCAGCGAGGCTCCCCCCGGCGCAAGCCCATGGGGGTGGCGAACTGCGGCTCTTTCCTCGCACCCTCCTAG